In a genomic window of Candidatus Competibacteraceae bacterium:
- the vanZ gene encoding VanZ family protein, with product MTISISAEPSKRSQLVLIVAALALIALVLFVTLPSRLKILDVLNDTAHAPALGAFAFIVLRLVRLGQQPIKRAFGYGIAFLTAVGVGASIEIVQSFIDRDASLGDLETDALGAACVLGIAAAFDRKLWLAHPQSTGRIATAVLGVICGLWALLPLGQAAVAYFDRASAFPIVARFSAPRDLYFISSPTATLSLQPLPTQWARLDDALSLRVAYLAATVWPGASLDEPEPDWRGFSALLLDVTNPAATSLRLMVRVHDAAHDQRHEDRFNRDFEVMPLSRAVLRIPIQDILTGPVGRPLDLARIAGVVIFANMESVPVGGYFYLTKIWLE from the coding sequence TTGACTATTTCCATTTCGGCGGAACCCAGCAAGCGCTCGCAGCTTGTTTTGATTGTCGCGGCGCTGGCGTTGATCGCGCTGGTGCTGTTCGTCACCTTACCCTCACGCCTCAAGATTTTGGATGTACTCAACGACACAGCCCATGCTCCGGCTCTGGGCGCGTTCGCGTTTATCGTGCTGCGGTTGGTTCGGTTGGGACAACAACCGATCAAAAGAGCATTCGGTTACGGGATCGCCTTTCTGACCGCCGTTGGCGTTGGCGCTTCAATCGAGATTGTCCAATCCTTCATAGACCGGGATGCCTCGCTGGGCGATTTGGAAACCGACGCTCTCGGCGCGGCGTGCGTCTTGGGAATCGCCGCCGCGTTCGACCGAAAATTGTGGTTGGCCCACCCGCAATCGACTGGCCGGATCGCCACCGCCGTGTTGGGCGTGATCTGCGGCTTGTGGGCCTTGTTACCGCTGGGTCAAGCGGCGGTTGCTTACTTCGATCGGGCTTCAGCATTTCCGATCGTGGCGCGCTTTTCAGCGCCGCGTGATCTGTACTTTATCAGCAGTCCCACGGCAACGCTGTCGCTGCAACCGCTTCCCACACAATGGGCACGACTCGATGACGCTTTGAGCCTGCGCGTCGCTTATCTCGCAGCGACCGTTTGGCCGGGCGCGAGTCTTGACGAACCAGAACCCGACTGGCGCGGTTTCTCAGCGCTACTCTTGGATGTAACCAATCCGGCGGCAACCTCTCTACGGTTGATGGTGCGCGTTCACGACGCAGCGCACGACCAACGGCATGAAGATCGCTTCAATCGCGACTTTGAGGTGATGCCCTTGAGCCGGGCTGTCTTACGAATACCGATCCAAGACATACTCACCGGGCCGGTTGGCAGACCGCTGGACTTAGCGCGGATCGCCGGAGTCGTCATCTTCGCGAACATGGAATCGGTCCCGGTAGGCGGATATTTCTATCTGACTAAAATCTGGCTTGAATGA
- a CDS encoding DUF4440 domain-containing protein, whose product MRSIRMVVAAVLLTGCASQQITQPAPSPTRTETCHPVTEPEIAALFDRWNNSLQSGDPRKVAANYAGHSILLPTLSNEPRLTPEKREDYFHHFLADQPSGKIDFRHIDLSCNVATDSGLYTFSFAKTGAVASGRYSFTYEWDGSDWLITSHHSSLMPEQASKAKAVKAAARKH is encoded by the coding sequence ATGAGGTCAATCCGCATGGTTGTCGCCGCTGTTCTGCTTACCGGATGTGCGTCCCAGCAAATCACCCAACCGGCCCCGTCACCGACTCGAACGGAAACTTGCCATCCGGTGACGGAGCCCGAAATCGCCGCCCTGTTCGATCGTTGGAACAACTCCTTACAGTCGGGCGATCCCCGCAAAGTCGCGGCCAATTACGCCGGACATTCGATTCTGTTGCCGACCCTTTCAAATGAACCGCGCCTGACACCCGAAAAGAGAGAGGACTATTTTCATCACTTTCTAGCCGATCAACCTTCCGGAAAAATTGACTTCCGCCATATCGATTTGAGCTGTAACGTCGCCACCGATTCCGGGCTTTATACCTTTAGCTTCGCCAAAACAGGTGCCGTCGCCAGCGGTCGCTACAGTTTTACGTATGAATGGGACGGCTCGGATTGGTTGATCACCAGCCATCATTCCTCTCTTATGCCGGAGCAAGCCTCGAAGGCCAAAGCGGTTAAAGCGGCGGCAAGAAAACACTGA
- the mfd gene encoding transcription-repair coupling factor, which produces MSVLTEDAAASNLLQPILPPDTRKTLHWGQLHGASAALIIAATANRYRGLVLAVAPDSQTALRLEIELRVFGGPELDILAFPDWETLPYDVFSPHQDIVSQRLAALYRLPQRRRGVLVVPVATLLQRLAPRGYLDRYALLLKVGERLDLEDFRRRLEAAGYTCVSQVVEHGEFAVRGAILDLFPMGAERPYRIELFDDEVESIRDFDPDTQLSVAKTEQIELLPAREFALDQDTIARFRQAWRRQFEGDPQRSSIYREVSAGNAPGGIEYYLPLFFEQTATLFDYLPEATLAVRLEGVDAAMAGFQEQLLDRYEQRRYDAERPLLPPPLLFVEAAQVEKALARYLRVELREAGDGEVNFPTAPPPLLPFQARAERPAAALEDFLAGFPGRVLFAAESAGRREVLLETLRGHGIKPTVCESWTEFLAREDLRLALTVAPLEQGLLLTEPPLAIVAEPQLYGERARQTRRRVANRDPDAIIRNLTDLNPGAPVVHEEHGIGRYQGLERLEVAGIDGEFVVVEYADHDRLYVPVASLHLLSRYTGASPESAPLHKLGSGQWEKVRRKAAEQVSDAAAELLDIYARREARPGHAFTLSEADYAAFAAAFPFEETPDQQIAIDAVIADLRAGKPMDRVVCGDVGFGKTEVAMRAAFVAVQDGRQTAVLTPTTLLAQQHYQNFLDRFADWPVRIELLSRFRSAKQQSETLKALVEGKVDILIGTHKLLQNDVRFKNLGLTIIDEEHRFGVKHKERMKALRTEVDVLTLTATPIPRTLNMAMAGLRELSIIATPPAGRLAVKTFVSQWNPATIREACQRELKRGGQIYFLHNEVDTIQRMAAQLAELAPGARIAVAHGQMRERDLEQVMLDFYHRRCNLLLCTTIIESGIDVPSANTILINRADKLGLAQLHQLRGRVGRSHHRAYAYLIVPPRQAMTADAIKRIEAIESLEDLGAGFMLANHDLEIRGAGELLGEQQSGQIHEVGFTLYMDLLERAVQALKAGRVPELDRPLDHGPEIDLQSPALIPDDYLPDIHSRLILYKRIASARDEAELRELQVEMIDRFGLLPEPVKNLFRVTGLKLKATPIGIKKIEAGPKGGRLVFGPQPKVDPVKLVQLIQQQHHVYKLDGKDKLRFIKELADAQSRVVAVERLLEGIGS; this is translated from the coding sequence ATGTCCGTGCTTACCGAGGACGCCGCTGCGTCGAATTTGCTACAACCTATCCTGCCGCCCGATACTCGAAAAACCCTGCACTGGGGGCAATTGCATGGCGCCAGCGCTGCGTTGATCATCGCCGCCACCGCCAATCGCTATCGCGGGTTGGTATTGGCGGTCGCGCCGGACAGTCAGACCGCGCTGCGGCTGGAAATCGAATTGCGGGTGTTTGGCGGGCCGGAATTGGACATTCTGGCGTTCCCGGATTGGGAAACGCTGCCTTACGACGTGTTCTCGCCGCATCAAGACATTGTGTCGCAGCGCTTGGCCGCGCTCTACCGCCTGCCGCAACGGCGGCGCGGGGTGCTGGTGGTGCCGGTGGCGACGCTGCTGCAACGGTTAGCGCCGCGCGGTTATCTGGATCGTTACGCCCTACTGCTGAAGGTGGGCGAGCGACTGGATCTGGAGGATTTCCGCCGCCGGTTGGAAGCGGCGGGCTATACCTGTGTCTCTCAGGTGGTGGAGCACGGCGAATTCGCGGTGCGCGGCGCGATCCTCGATCTGTTTCCGATGGGTGCCGAACGACCGTATCGGATCGAATTGTTCGATGATGAAGTCGAGAGCATCCGCGACTTCGATCCGGATACTCAGTTGTCGGTGGCCAAGACCGAACAGATCGAACTGTTGCCGGCGCGAGAATTCGCGCTGGATCAAGACACCATCGCTCGCTTTCGCCAGGCGTGGCGGCGCCAGTTTGAAGGCGACCCGCAGCGTAGCTCGATTTACCGCGAAGTGAGCGCCGGCAACGCGCCTGGCGGCATCGAATACTATCTGCCGCTGTTTTTCGAGCAAACCGCCACCCTGTTCGACTATCTGCCGGAGGCGACGCTGGCGGTGCGCTTGGAAGGGGTGGACGCGGCGATGGCGGGGTTTCAAGAGCAGTTGCTGGACCGTTACGAGCAGCGCCGGTACGACGCCGAACGACCGCTGTTGCCGCCGCCGCTGTTGTTTGTCGAAGCGGCGCAGGTCGAGAAAGCGCTGGCCCGTTACCTGCGGGTGGAATTGCGGGAGGCGGGCGATGGCGAGGTCAACTTTCCCACCGCGCCGCCGCCGCTGTTGCCGTTTCAAGCCCGCGCCGAGCGACCGGCCGCCGCGCTGGAGGATTTTTTGGCGGGCTTTCCCGGACGGGTGCTGTTCGCCGCCGAATCGGCCGGCCGGCGCGAGGTGCTGCTAGAGACCTTGCGCGGCCACGGGATCAAGCCGACGGTTTGCGAGAGTTGGACCGAGTTTTTGGCGCGCGAGGATTTGCGGTTGGCGCTGACGGTCGCGCCGCTGGAGCAAGGTTTGCTGCTGACCGAACCGCCGTTGGCGATCGTCGCCGAACCGCAGTTGTACGGCGAGCGGGCGCGGCAGACCCGGCGGCGGGTGGCCAACCGCGATCCCGACGCCATCATCCGCAACCTCACCGACCTCAATCCCGGCGCGCCGGTGGTGCATGAGGAACATGGGATCGGTCGCTATCAGGGTCTGGAGCGGTTGGAAGTCGCCGGCATCGACGGCGAATTCGTGGTGGTGGAATACGCCGACCACGACCGTCTGTACGTACCGGTCGCCTCGCTGCATTTGCTCAGCCGCTACACCGGCGCGTCGCCGGAAAGCGCGCCGCTGCACAAACTCGGCAGCGGCCAGTGGGAAAAGGTCCGGCGCAAGGCCGCCGAGCAAGTCAGCGACGCGGCGGCGGAATTGCTCGACATCTACGCCCGGCGCGAGGCTCGGCCCGGTCACGCCTTCACTTTAAGCGAAGCCGATTACGCCGCTTTCGCCGCCGCCTTTCCGTTCGAGGAAACCCCGGACCAGCAGATAGCCATCGACGCGGTGATCGCCGATTTGCGCGCCGGCAAGCCGATGGATCGGGTGGTGTGCGGCGATGTCGGTTTCGGCAAGACCGAAGTCGCGATGCGCGCCGCCTTCGTGGCGGTGCAGGACGGCCGCCAGACAGCGGTGCTGACGCCGACCACGCTGCTGGCCCAGCAACACTATCAAAATTTTCTCGACCGCTTCGCCGACTGGCCGGTGCGGATCGAACTGCTGTCTCGCTTTCGTTCCGCCAAGCAGCAAAGCGAGACCTTGAAAGCGCTGGTCGAGGGCAAGGTCGATATCCTGATCGGCACCCACAAGCTGTTGCAGAACGATGTCCGCTTTAAAAATCTGGGACTGACCATCATCGACGAGGAACACCGCTTCGGGGTGAAGCATAAGGAACGGATGAAGGCCCTGCGCACCGAGGTGGACGTGCTGACCCTGACCGCCACCCCGATCCCGCGCACGCTCAATATGGCGATGGCCGGTCTTCGCGAGCTGTCGATCATCGCCACCCCGCCGGCCGGTCGGCTGGCGGTCAAGACTTTCGTCAGCCAGTGGAATCCGGCCACGATCCGCGAAGCTTGCCAGCGTGAATTGAAGCGCGGCGGGCAAATTTATTTCCTGCACAACGAGGTGGACACCATCCAACGGATGGCCGCGCAGTTGGCCGAGCTCGCGCCGGGGGCGCGGATCGCCGTCGCCCACGGCCAAATGCGCGAGCGCGATCTGGAGCAGGTGATGCTGGATTTCTACCATCGCCGCTGCAACTTGCTGTTGTGTACGACCATCATCGAATCGGGCATCGACGTGCCCAGCGCCAACACCATCCTCATCAATCGCGCCGACAAGCTGGGGCTGGCGCAATTGCACCAGTTGCGCGGCCGGGTCGGCCGCTCGCACCACCGCGCCTACGCTTATCTGATCGTCCCACCGCGCCAGGCGATGACGGCGGACGCGATCAAGCGGATCGAGGCCATCGAATCGCTGGAGGATTTGGGCGCGGGTTTCATGCTGGCCAATCACGATCTGGAAATTCGCGGCGCGGGCGAACTGCTGGGCGAGCAGCAAAGCGGCCAGATTCATGAAGTCGGGTTTACCCTGTACATGGATTTGCTGGAGCGGGCGGTGCAGGCGCTCAAGGCCGGACGGGTGCCGGAGTTGGATCGGCCGCTGGATCACGGCCCGGAGATCGACCTGCAAAGCCCGGCTCTGATTCCCGACGATTACTTGCCCGATATCCACAGCCGGTTGATTTTATACAAGCGGATCGCCAGCGCCCGCGACGAGGCCGAACTGCGCGAGTTGCAGGTCGAAATGATCGACCGCTTCGGCCTGTTGCCGGAGCCGGTCAAGAATCTATTCCGGGTCACCGGCTTGAAATTGAAAGCTACACCCATCGGGATCAAGAAAATCGAAGCCGGTCCCAAAGGTGGGCGGCTCGTCTTTGGGCCGCAACCCAAGGTGGACCCGGTTAAACTGGTCCAACTGATCCAACAGCAACACCACGTCTACAAGCTGGATGGCAAGGACAAGCTGCGTTTTATCAAGGAATTGGCCGATGCTCAGAGCAGAGTGGTGGCAGTGGAGCGGCTATTGGAAGGGATCGGGAGCTAA